A stretch of the Lactuca sativa cultivar Salinas chromosome 9, Lsat_Salinas_v11, whole genome shotgun sequence genome encodes the following:
- the LOC111886144 gene encoding DEAD-box ATP-dependent RNA helicase 36 — protein sequence MAEQEALIDENFPLFSQKPIKRSSKPVTTIADTPPPTHHELVKDTSSNPNPNTTRLTFSDLNLSDWALQTCKELGMKKPTPVQQHCIPRILSGEDVLGIAQTGSGKTAAFALPILHRLAEDPFGVFCLVVTPTRELAYQLAEQFRALGSCLNLRCAVIVGGMDMISQSQTLMQRPHVVIATPGRIKVLIEQNPDIPPVFSNTKFLVLDEADRVLDTGFEDELRVVFNCLPKNRQTLLFSATMTSNLQSLLEVSANKAYFYEAYEGFQTVDTLKQQYIFIPKNVKDVYLLHILSRMEDMGIRSAIIFVSTCRSCHLLGLLMEELDQEVAALHSFKSQSLRLSALHRFKSGKVPVLLATDVASRGLDIPTVDLVINYDIPRYPRDYVHRVGRTARAGRGGLAISFITQNDIDLIHEIEADLGKKLEKFECKENEVLEDITKVYKAKRVATMKMMDDGFEEKAKARKAQKMKSLADKGLLTKNKRRKRETCANASH from the exons ATGGCTGAACAAGAAGCTCTCATTGATGAAAACTTCCCCTTATTTTCTCAAAAACCAATCAAAAGATCCTCCAAACCTGTCACCACCATTGCTGATACCCCTCCCCCCACCCACCACGAATTGGTCAAAGACACATCATCCAACCCCAACCCCAACACTACTCGCCTCACTTTTTCTGACCTAAATCTTTCCGATTGGGCCCTTCAAACCTGCAAAGAATTGGGCATGAAAAAACCTACCCCTGTTCAACAACACTGCATCCCTCGTATCCTTTCTGGTGAAGATGTATTAGGCATAGCTCAGACTGGAAGTGGTAAAACCGCAGCTTTTGCATTGCCTATCCTACACCGCCTCGCAGAGGATCCTTTTGGTGTGTTTTGTCTGGTGGTGACTCCCACCCGTGAGCTGGCATACCAGCTGGCAGAACAATTTCGGGCCCTTGGATCATGCTTGAATTTAAGATGTGCTGTTATAGTTGGTGGGATGGATATGATTAGCCAATCACAGACCTTGATGCAACGCCCTCATGTTGTAATTGCAACTCCTGGAAGAATTAAAGTTCTTATCGAGCAGAATCCCGATATTCCTCCTGTCTTTTCTAACACCAAG TTCTTAGTGTTGGATGAAGCAGATAGGGTTTTGGATACTGGATTTGAAGATGAGTTAAGAGTGGTGTTCAACTGCTTACCGAAAAACAGACAGACTTTGTTATTTTCTGCAACAATGACAAGCAACCTTCAATCATTACTTGAGGTTTCTGCAAATAAAGCGTACTTTTATGAGGCTTATGAAGGGTTTCAAACAGTGGATACTCTCAAACAGCAGTATATATTTATTCCTAAAAATGTGAAGGATGTTTATCTGCTTCATATTTTGTCACGAATGGAAGATATGGGGATCCGATCTGCCATAATTTTTGTCTCCACATGCAG GAGCTGTCATCTTTTGGGATTATTGATGGAAGAGCTTGATCAGGAAGTGGCTGCATTACATTCATTCAAATCACAGTCTTTAAGGCTTTCTGCTCTTCATAGATTTAAATCTGGGAAAGTCCCTGTGTTGCTTGCAACTGATGTTGCTAGTAGGGGTTTGGACATTCCTACTGTTGATCTTGTCATTAATTATGATATTCCAag GTATCCAAGGGACTATGTTCATCGTGTTGGAAGAACAGCTAGAGCTGGTAGAGGAGGATTAGCAATAAGTTTCATCACCCAG AATGACATAGATCTTATTCATGAGATAGAAGCGGATCTTGGAAAAAAATTGGAAAAGTTTGAGTGTAAAGAGAATGAGGTGCTTGAAGACATTACAAAG GTTTATAAGGCAAAACGTGTGGCGACAATGAAAATGATGGATGATGGTTTTGAAGAAAAGGCGAAAGCAAGAAAAGCACAGAAGATGAAGAGTTTGGCTGATAAAGGATTGTTGACGAAAAACAAGAGACGAAAAAGAGAAACATGTGCAAATGCATCACACTAG
- the LOC111886151 gene encoding cullin-associated NEDD8-dissociated protein 1, whose product MANSSIPGILEKMTGKDKDYRYMATSDLLNELNKEGFKLDSDLELRLSNIVLQQLDDAAGDVSGLAVKCLAPLVKKIHEAQVLEMTHKLCDKLLNGKDQHRDIASIALKTIFSEVPTSSVAQSVLVSVSPKLIGGITSPAMKTDIKCECLDILCDILHKFGNLMTSDHEMLLAALLPQLSSNQASVRKKTVSCIASLASSLSDDLLAKATIEVVRLLKNKGTKPEMTRTNIQMIGALSRAVGYRFGPHLGDTVPILIQYCKNASENDEELREYSLQALESFLLRCPRDIFSYCNEILHLTLEYLSYDPNFTDNMEEDTDDEVHDDDEDDDSANEYTDDEDVSWKVRRAAAKCLAALIVSRPEMLSNLYDEACPKLIDRFKEREENVKMDVFNTFIELLRQTGNVTKGQIDIDKLSPRWSLKQEVPKVVKSVNRQLREKSIKTKIGAFSVLKELVVVLPDCLADHIGSLIPGIEKALCEKSSTSNLKIEALIFTRLVLASHSPAVFHPYIKAISAPVLSAVGERYYKVTAEALRVCGELVRVVRPNIEVSDFDFKPYVHPIYNAILSRLTNQDQDQEVKECAISCMGLVVSTFGDHLTAELLACLPVLVDRMGNEITRLTAVKAFAVIAASPLHLDLSCVLEHVIVELTAFLRKANRALRQATLGTLNTLIVAYGDKIGSTAYEVIIVELSTLISDSDLHMAALALELCCTLMSDRRSGPTVGLTVRNKVLPQALTLVKSSLLQGQALSALQNFFATLVYSANTSFDALLESLLSTAKPSPQSGGIAKQALFSIAQCVAVLCLAAGDHKCSSTVKMLTDILKDDSTSNSAKQHLALLCLGEIGRRKDLSSHAHIENIVIESFQSPFEEIKSAASYALGNIAVGNLPKYLPFILNQIDNQQKKQYLLLHSLKEVIVRQSVDKAEFQDSSVEKILNLLFNHCESEEEGVRNVVAECLGKIALIKPSKLVPALKERTTSPAAFTRATVVVAVKYSIVERPEKIDAVLYPEISSFLMLIKDQDRHVRRAAVLALSIAGHNKPNLIKGLLPELLPLLYDQTVIKKELIRTVDLGPFKHTVDDGLELRKAAFECVDTLLDNCLDQLNPSSFIVPYLKSGLDDHYDVKMPCHLILSKLADKCPSAVLAVLDSLVDPLQKTVNFKPKQDAVKQEVDRNEDMIRSALRAVASLNRISGGDCSHKFKNLMAEMGKSQSMWEKFCSIRNE is encoded by the exons ATGGCAAATTCATCCATACCTGGTATCCTGGAGAAG ATGACTGGGAAGGACAAAGATTATAGATATATGGCAACTTCAGACCtattaaatgaattaaacaaaGAGGGGTTTAAACTTGATAGCGACCTTGAGTTGAGATTGTCCAATATTGTTCTACAACAGCTTGATGATGCAGCTGGTGATGTGTCTGGATTAGCTGTTAAATGTCTTGCTCCTCTGGTGAAGAAAATTCATGAGGCACAGGTACTGGAGATGACTCACAAGCTATGTGATAAACTACTGAATGGGAAAGATCAGCATCGTGACATTGCAAGCATAGCTCTCAAGACAATTTTTTCTGAAGTCCCTACATCATCTGTTGCTCAATCAGTTCTTGTTTCAGTTTCTCCCAAGTTGATAGGAGGAATTACAAGCCCT GCAATGAAGACAGACATAAAGTGTGAATGCCTTGATATCTTATGTGACATTCTTCATAAATTTGGAAATCTGATGACATCAGATCATGAAATGCTGTTAGCTGCGCTATTGCCTCAGCTAAGCTCCAATCAAGCTAGTGTTAGAAAGAAAACTGTGTCTTGTATTG CTTCTCTTGCTTCAAGTCTGTCAGATGACTTGTTAGCAAAGGCTACAATTGAAGTTGTTAGGCTGCTGAAGAACAAGGGAACAAAACCTGAAATGACACGTAcaaacattcaaatgattggggCTTTAAG TCGTGCCGTGGGTTATCGATTTGGTCCACATCTTGGAGATACAGTTCCAATTCTAATTCAATATTGCAAGAATGCATCTGAAAACGATGAGGAGCTTCGTGAATATAGCTTACAG GCTTTGGAAAGTTTTCTACTTAGATGCCCGAGGGATATTTTCTCTTACTGTAATGAAATTTTACATCTTACTTTGGAATATCTTAGTTATGATCCCAATTTCACGGATAACATGGAAGAGGACACTGATGATGAAgttcatgatgatgatgaggatga TGATAGTGCCAATGAGTATACAGATGATGAGGATGTCAGTTGGAAAGTTCGAAGAGCTGCTGCAAAGTGTCTTGCTGCATTAATTGTTTCTCGTCCTGAGATGCTCTCAAATTTATATGATGAG GCTTGTCCAAAGTTGATTGACAGGTTTAAAGAGAGGGAGGAAAATGTCAAG ATGGATGTTTTTAACACTTTTATTGAGTTGCTGCGTCAAACAGGAAATGTTACAAAGGGGCAGATTGATATTGACAAATTAAG TCCCAGATGGTCACTGAAGCAAGAAGTACCAAAGGTAGTTAAATCTGTTAACAGACAGCTGCGTGAAAAGTCTATCAAGACAAAG ATTGGCGCCTTTTCGGTTCTGAAAGAACTTGTTGTCGTTTTGCCTGACTGTCTTGCTGACCACATAGGATCACTCATTCCTGGAATAGAGAAAGCACTTTGT GAAAAATCTTCAACCTCAAATCTGAAGATCGAGGCACTTATATTTACAAGATTAGTTTTAGCTTCCCATTCTCCAGCTGTTTTTCACCCATACATCAAG GCTATTTCTGCTCCTGTTTTATCTGCTGTTGGTGAACGCTATTACAAAGTTACTGCAGAGGCATTAAGAGTATGCGGGGAACTTGTTCGAGTTGTGCGCCCAAACATTGAG GTTTCTGATTTTGATTTCAAACCTTATGTCCATCCAATATATAATGCCATCTTGTCGCGATTGACAAACCAAGATCAAGACCAG GAGGTTAAGGAATGTGCTATTTCTTGTATGGGGCTTGTTGTTTCAACATTTGGTGATCATCTCACAGCAGAATTACTGGCATGCCTTCCTGTTCTTGTAGATCGAATGGGAAATGAGATAACCCGACTTACTGCTGTTAAG GCTTTTGCAGTTATAGCTGCATCTCCACTGCACCTAGACCTTTCATGTGTCCTAGAACATGTTATTGTGGAGTTGACTGCATTCTTACGCAAG GCTAATCGAGCATTAAGGCAAGCAACACTTGGTACCTTGAATACACTAATTGTGGCATATGGTGATAAAATCGGTTCCACTGCTTATGAAGTTATCATTGTGGAACTTTCAACATTGATCAG TGATTCAGATTTGCATATGGCGGCTCTTGCCTTGGAACTCTGTTGTACCTTGATGTCAGACAGGAGGTCTGGTCCAACTGTTGGTTTGACTGTCAGAAATAAAGTTCTTCCACAGGCTTTGACTTTAGTCAAAAGCTCATTGCTTCAAGGACAGGCCCTTTCGGCTTTGCAAAACTTTTTTGCTACTTTGGTGTACTCTGCAAACACGAGTTTTGATGCTTTGTTGGAATCTCTTCTTTCAACTGCCAAACCATCGCCTCAATCTGGTGGTATTGCAAAACAAGCCTTGTTTTCCATTGCACAATGTGTTGCTGTACTCTGTCTTGCTGCTGGTGATCATAAATGTTCATCTACAGTCAAGATGCTCACAGACATCTTGAAAGATGATAGCACTTCTAATTCT GCCAAACAACACCTTGCGTTGCTATGTTTGGGTGAAATTGGGAGAAGAAAAGATTTGAGCTCACATGCGCACATAGAGAACATAGTTATTGAATCCTTTCAGTCTCCCTTTGAAGAGATAAAATCTGCAGCCTCTTATGCACTTGGCAACATTGCTGTTGGAAATCTTCCAAAGTACTTGCCATTTATCTTGAACCAGATCGATAATCAGCAGAAAAAACAATATCTCTTGCTTCACTCTTTGAAAGAG GTGATAGTGAGACAATCTGTAGATAAAGCAGAATTTCAAGATTCTAGTGTTGAAAAGATACTAAACTTGCTATTCAACCACTGTGAAAGTGAGGAAGAAGGTGTCCGCAATGTAGTAGCTGAGTGCCTTGGAAAAATTGCCCTCATCAAGCCTTCAAAACTTGTCCCTGCCCTCaag GAGCGAACAACTAGTCCTGCTGCATTCACCAGGGCAACGGTTGTTGTTGCGGTCAAGTATTCCATAGTTGAACGACCAGAGAAGATCGATGCCGTCCTCTACCCTGAAATTTCCTCATTTCTTATGCTTATCAAGGATCAGGACCGg CATGTTAGGCGTGCAGCTGTTTTGGCTTTGAGTATAGCTGGCCACAACAAGCCAAATCTCATCAAGGGCCTTCTTCCAGAACTCTTGCCACTTCTGTATGATCAAACAGTTATTAAG AAAGAACTGATACGAACGGTGGATCTTGGACCTTTTAAGCATACAGTTGATGATGGTCTTGAGTTGAGGAAAGCAGCTTTTGAATGTGTAGATACATTGCTTGATAATTGTCTTGACCAGTTGAACCCTTCTTCTTTCATTGTCCCTTACCTTAAATCTGGTCTTGATG ATCATTATGATGTTAAGATGCCTTGCCATCTCATCCTCTCCAAACTTGCTGACAAGTGTCCTTCGGCTGTCTTAGCAG TTCTAGATTCATTGGTGGATCCTCTCCAGAAAACAGTCAACTTTAAGCCCAAACAAGATGCTGTAAAACAAGAAGTTGATCGCAATGAAGACATGATTCGAAGTGCCCTTAGAGCTGTTGCATCTTTGAATCGTATcag TGGAGGAGATTGTAGCCATAAGTTCAAGAATTTAATGGCTGAAATGGGGAAATCACAGTCGATGTGGGAGAAATTCTGTTCTATCCGCAATGAGTGA
- the LOC111886143 gene encoding zinc-finger homeodomain protein 3, which yields MEHQGGEMALPINSTYGGGHGHGHMLHHESAPHNHIVPSSAAAVAVAQKQHQHQLQLPITNGPTRIVPLPSCSSLEESVQVPYTNNDDNRMMVRYRECLKNHAVSIGGIATDGCGEFMPSGEEGTLEALTCSACNCHRNFHRKEIEGEIHHHHHPVSCDYNYHSAPRIEVGNGRLQGHHHHRGILGRESYGYNHNHAGVLVPSRAPLPLIMSYDMGIGSFPSESDHELEDGGGFMNRHHPPLQPHQIVKKRFRTKFTEEQKEKMLSFAEKVGWKIQKQEESVVQQFCQELGIKRRVLKVWMHNNKLNLAKKINPVPINPQNQVN from the coding sequence ATGGAACATCAAGGAGGAGAGATGGCTCTCCCTATCAACAGCACATATGGTGGAGGCCATGGGCATGGTCACATGCTTCATCATGAATCTGCACCACACAATCACATTGTCCCATCTTCAGCGGCAGCAGTAGCAGTAGCACAGAAACAACACCAACACCAATTACAACTACCAATAACCAACGGGCCCACCAGAATAGTACCACTACCCTCATGTTCTTCCTTGGAAGAGTCTGTACAAGTTCCCTACACCAACAATGACGACAACAGGATGATGGTAAGGTACAGAGAATGCCTCAAGAACCACGCAGTTTCCATTGGAGGGATTGCAACAGATGGGTGTGGTGAGTTCATGCCCTCCGGTGAAGAGGGTACCCTTGAAGCTCTCACCTGCTCAGCCTGCAACTGCCACAGAAACTTCCACAGGAAAGAGATTGAAGGTgaaatccaccaccaccaccacccagtCTCCTGCGACTACAATTATCACTCTGCCCCGAGAATTGAGGTTGGAAATGGTAGATTGCAGGGTCATCATCACCACAGGGGTATTCTTGGAAGAGAATCTTATGGGTACAATCACAATCATGCTGGGGTACTTGTACCTTCAAGAGCGCCACTACCATTGATAATGTCGTACGATATGGGGATTGGATCTTTTCCATCAGAATCTGATCATGAACTTGAAGATGGTGGTGGGTTTATGAACAGGCATCATCCACCACTACAACCACATCAGATAGTGAAGAAGAGGTTCAGAACAAAGTTCACAGAAGAACAGAAGGAGAAGATGCTCAGTTTCGCAGAGAAGGTTGGGTGGAAGATTCAAAAGCAAGAGGAGTCGGTGGTGCAACAGTTTTGTCAAGAACTAGGGATCAAAAGGAGAGTCCTCAAGGTCTGGATGCACAACAACAAGCTCAACTTAGCCAAGAAGATCAACCCTGTTCCCATTAATCCTCAAAACCAAGTAAATTAG